The Thermodesulfobacterium sp. TA1 sequence CTTTGTGTAGGAGAGACTTTAGCAGAAAGACAAAACCAGAAAACCTTAGAGGTAGTAAAAAGACAGGTAGAAATAGGTTTAAAGGGAATTAAAGAACTTTCTCAAAGAGATTTAGTAATAGCCTATGAGCCTGTTTGGGCCATAGGAACAGGGATTACTGCAACCCCTGAACAGGCAGAAGAAGTCCATAGTTTTATAAGGGACTCACTTTTAAGGCTTTATGGCGAAGAAATAGCCAACAAAATAAGGATCCTTTACGGAGGAAGCGTTACTCCAGAAAACATCGCAAGCCTTATTAACCAACCTAACATAGACGGTGTTTTAGTAGGTGGAGCTTCTTTAGACCCTGAAAAATTTTTAAAAATCTGTAGCGTAACCCTTTAAAGAAAAGGAGGGTATTTTTATGTCAGAACAGTGCTCTATACCTGATTATACGGACTTACCCCAAGAAGTATTAGAAATACCTAAAAAATATAAAAAACTGGTGATAGTAGGGGCAAGCCATAATCCTGAGCGTCCAAGCTATCAAGTGATGGAATACCTTTTAAAAGAGGGGTTTGAAGTAATTCCTGTAAACCCGGTAAG is a genomic window containing:
- the tpiA gene encoding triose-phosphate isomerase, which translates into the protein MRQILLAGNWKMHKTLAEVKAYFEVFLKGLEKIDLSGKEIMIAPPFTALAYSRKLTEGSPVKLGAQNACWEEKGAFTGEISPMMLKELGIEYVILGHSERRHIFGETDELVAKRVEGVFRLGLTPILCVGETLAERQNQKTLEVVKRQVEIGLKGIKELSQRDLVIAYEPVWAIGTGITATPEQAEEVHSFIRDSLLRLYGEEIANKIRILYGGSVTPENIASLINQPNIDGVLVGGASLDPEKFLKICSVTL